Proteins from one Sulfurovum sp. TSL1 genomic window:
- a CDS encoding tetratricopeptide repeat protein, protein MRVLLFYLCLSLFSFASQSDVVEVQKEIDTLKEPMYKPLVERYILDEVRNLRTEQQSLRVEMHEKIAQARLDVSDRAMNYMTSTVSNIFLILTAIASLIAILGWKSVRDAKEQTKLVVQQKLEEITKEYTEKLARIEAEMQSRSEDIMTNQESIARSNAIHALWRRSNLEDNVQAKVEIYDQILEIDKNNVEALTYKADAVLDLGQKEWALNLCNKALELDSGYAYSYWQRSCVNAEMENIDNAVSDIIKAIKISPVLANDIESESSFDAIRDKKAFQVFMNEQLPTLLRSE, encoded by the coding sequence ATGCGGGTACTATTGTTTTATCTATGTCTATCACTTTTTTCTTTTGCTTCCCAAAGTGATGTGGTCGAAGTACAAAAAGAGATAGATACCTTAAAGGAGCCTATGTATAAACCGCTGGTCGAACGCTACATATTGGATGAGGTAAGGAATCTACGTACAGAACAGCAGAGTTTACGTGTGGAGATGCATGAAAAGATCGCACAGGCGCGTCTGGATGTTTCGGATCGTGCGATGAACTATATGACCAGTACCGTGAGCAATATTTTTCTCATCCTTACGGCCATAGCCTCTTTGATCGCAATTTTAGGATGGAAAAGTGTGAGAGATGCCAAAGAACAGACCAAACTGGTCGTACAGCAAAAACTGGAAGAGATCACCAAAGAGTATACAGAAAAGCTTGCAAGAATTGAAGCAGAGATGCAGAGCCGTTCTGAAGATATTATGACGAACCAGGAGAGTATCGCCCGTTCCAATGCCATACATGCGCTTTGGAGAAGAAGCAATCTAGAAGATAATGTTCAGGCAAAGGTCGAGATCTATGATCAGATCCTTGAAATTGATAAAAACAATGTAGAGGCATTGACCTATAAAGCGGATGCTGTACTCGATCTGGGACAAAAAGAGTGGGCACTGAACCTGTGTAACAAGGCACTGGAGCTAGATAGCGGATATGCCTATTCTTATTGGCAGCGGAGTTGTGTGAATGCAGAGATGGAAAATATAGACAATGCGGTCAGTGATATCATCAAAGCGATCAAGATCTCTCCAGTGTTGGCCAATGACATTGAGAGTGAAAGCAGTTTTGATGCGATCCGTGACAAGAAAGCCTTTCAAGTCTTTATGAACGAGCAGTTGCCTACACTCTTAAGATCGGAGTAA
- the serS gene encoding serine--tRNA ligase produces MIDLKYLQNNFEEASARLQKKGVDTATLENLQGLFLSLKEANATLEAAKAEQNSMSKLFGQYMREGKDITELKAKVDANKEAMGPLQEKAREAEEALYNVALAMPNFPDDSVPEGADEEDNVELRKVLEPKTFSFEPKEHWALAEQNGWIDFERGVKLAKSRFSVLRGEAARLERALINFFLDTNATKGFEELCVPFMNNSAMLQGTGQLPKFEDDLFKIEEEDLYLIPTAEVPLTNMYHDEILTEKELPVLMTGYTPCFRKEAGSAGRDTRGMIRQHQFDKVEMVAIAHPDKSDEVFEMMVQNASDILTALGLPHRVVELCGGDLGFSAATTIDLEVWLPGQNKYREISSISNTREFQARRAKIRFKDGKKNSFVHTLNGSALAVGRTLIAIMENYQNEDGSITIPTVLQKYM; encoded by the coding sequence ATGATCGATTTAAAATATCTCCAAAACAACTTCGAAGAAGCCAGCGCGAGACTTCAAAAAAAAGGTGTAGATACAGCCACACTTGAAAACCTTCAAGGCTTATTTTTATCGCTAAAAGAAGCCAATGCGACACTGGAAGCTGCAAAAGCGGAGCAGAACAGTATGTCAAAACTCTTTGGCCAGTATATGCGTGAAGGCAAAGACATCACTGAACTCAAAGCGAAAGTAGATGCCAATAAAGAAGCGATGGGTCCACTCCAGGAGAAAGCCAGAGAAGCAGAGGAAGCACTTTATAATGTAGCATTGGCAATGCCTAACTTTCCGGATGACAGTGTGCCGGAAGGTGCAGATGAAGAGGATAATGTGGAACTTCGTAAAGTGCTGGAGCCAAAAACATTTTCTTTTGAGCCTAAAGAACACTGGGCGCTAGCCGAGCAAAACGGGTGGATAGACTTTGAACGCGGCGTAAAACTTGCAAAGAGCCGTTTCTCCGTACTTCGTGGTGAAGCGGCAAGGCTGGAGAGAGCGCTGATCAACTTTTTCCTTGATACGAATGCAACCAAGGGCTTTGAAGAGCTCTGTGTACCGTTTATGAATAACAGTGCCATGCTGCAAGGGACAGGGCAGCTTCCGAAATTTGAAGATGATCTTTTTAAGATCGAGGAAGAAGATCTGTACCTGATCCCTACGGCGGAAGTGCCATTGACCAATATGTATCATGATGAGATACTTACAGAGAAAGAGCTTCCTGTGCTTATGACAGGGTATACACCATGTTTCAGAAAAGAAGCAGGGTCTGCAGGACGTGACACACGCGGTATGATACGCCAGCACCAGTTCGATAAAGTGGAGATGGTGGCCATCGCACATCCGGATAAGAGTGATGAGGTATTTGAAATGATGGTTCAAAATGCTTCTGATATACTCACGGCACTGGGTCTGCCACACAGAGTTGTGGAACTTTGCGGAGGTGACCTAGGTTTCTCTGCCGCAACCACTATAGACTTGGAAGTGTGGCTCCCGGGACAGAACAAATACCGCGAGATCTCTTCTATCTCGAACACAAGAGAGTTCCAGGCAAGACGTGCAAAGATCCGTTTCAAAGACGGTAAGAAAAACAGTTTCGTTCATACGCTGAACGGCTCAGCACTTGCGGTAGGACGTACGCTGATTGCTATCATGGAGAATTATCAAAATGAAGATGGAAGCATAACAATTCCTACGGTTTTACAGAAGTATATGTAA
- a CDS encoding carboxypeptidase-like regulatory domain-containing protein → MKKSVLYKGLVLMLFILAIGSQTIADAPNSNYDDPKYTGDIVGQINTCLLLGSNEGVRVYIPGSSFEAITGSVGNFKMSHVQSGTYNLTVTQNGHTIGTIPKVTVVPKQIKNIGTVTFCLANDSDDLREQ, encoded by the coding sequence ATGAAAAAGTCTGTTTTGTATAAAGGTTTGGTTTTAATGCTTTTCATTCTTGCTATAGGTAGTCAAACGATTGCGGATGCACCTAATTCAAATTATGATGACCCCAAATATACAGGTGATATAGTGGGCCAGATTAATACCTGTTTGCTTTTAGGATCAAATGAAGGTGTAAGGGTCTATATACCCGGCTCTTCCTTTGAAGCAATTACAGGTTCAGTTGGCAATTTCAAAATGAGTCATGTCCAGTCAGGCACATACAACTTAACCGTCACACAAAATGGCCACACTATAGGTACTATTCCCAAGGTCACTGTTGTTCCAAAACAAATTAAGAATATTGGAACGGTTACATTCTGCTTAGCTAATGACAGTGATGACTTACGCGAACAGTGA
- a CDS encoding bacteriohemerythrin, which produces MGLIYAEQVEYMSVDQMQKTHEDEIKIINEIEKLAVGYERGTTEQGELENKLDEYIAHVKAHFANEERLMQEYHFPSYEMHKLAHDMFLMDLQYATKQWKEFGDIKKMINFVAKTPEWIVMHVKSVDAPTADYIARKMEQQNEA; this is translated from the coding sequence ATGGGATTGATTTATGCTGAACAGGTCGAGTATATGAGTGTCGATCAGATGCAGAAGACACATGAGGATGAGATTAAAATTATCAATGAGATCGAGAAGCTTGCTGTAGGATACGAAAGAGGTACCACAGAACAAGGTGAGCTGGAGAACAAACTGGATGAATATATCGCACATGTGAAAGCACACTTTGCCAATGAAGAGCGTTTGATGCAAGAGTATCACTTCCCATCGTATGAGATGCATAAACTGGCGCATGATATGTTTTTAATGGATCTTCAGTATGCAACAAAGCAGTGGAAAGAGTTTGGAGATATCAAAAAAATGATCAACTTTGTAGCCAAAACACCCGAGTGGATCGTCATGCATGTCAAATCGGTAGATGCACCCACAGCAGATTATATTGCAAGAAAAATGGAACAACAGAACGAAGCGTAA
- a CDS encoding Crp/Fnr family transcriptional regulator, with amino-acid sequence MEKRNITEILKQISLFSALTEKELSELATVTHISDYEKDSIVFTQGEISNNVMILIDGVVSVYKHDSKGNEVVIGYFNRYALLAEAATLRKTPLPSSARFQTDGSILKISLDGFERFLLSHTSLSYAIIQSLLEKIDLLQQNIHFNLAATSKEKVLNFYQKNPKLALDLKQYEIASILSMTPETLSRNISKLLKEEKLIQTSSGYKIP; translated from the coding sequence ATGGAAAAACGGAATATTACGGAGATACTGAAGCAAATCAGCCTCTTTTCTGCATTAACTGAAAAAGAGCTCAGTGAACTTGCAACAGTGACACACATATCTGATTATGAGAAAGATTCGATCGTTTTTACGCAAGGGGAGATCAGTAACAATGTCATGATATTGATCGATGGCGTAGTAAGTGTCTATAAACATGACAGTAAGGGGAACGAGGTGGTGATCGGATACTTTAACCGATATGCACTGCTTGCTGAGGCAGCTACTTTAAGAAAAACTCCCTTACCTTCATCGGCGAGGTTTCAAACGGATGGATCTATTCTGAAAATTTCATTGGATGGTTTTGAAAGATTTCTTCTCAGTCATACGAGCCTATCTTATGCCATTATCCAATCACTGCTTGAAAAAATCGATCTTCTCCAACAGAATATACATTTTAACCTTGCGGCCACTTCAAAAGAAAAAGTATTGAATTTTTACCAGAAGAATCCTAAACTGGCTTTAGACCTCAAACAGTATGAGATAGCTTCTATACTCAGTATGACACCTGAAACACTCTCACGAAACATTTCTAAACTTCTTAAGGAAGAAAAACTCATACAAACTTCATCCGGTTATAAAATACCTTGA
- a CDS encoding pentapeptide repeat-containing protein, with product MSMGKYVNKTLIYNICLIASVLLFTGCSSKNNDENSSEDVNNYEVNSSIITESHFIQDPSRVANANQRVYLAVEHQDMLDTYMSSDDSGEKGCDTIKYYLDDSLKEITVDDDMEINVTIYKDDVEVAKIAKGEKATIDKAGEYVFEVCHSGHGYKDMHLPVFIIPKPVEDNSPSINKKLFQQFVDQNISEEQQHEQAGQIPLTNIAFQGDYLCTQYHHEMTGLSFIRSDFSGVKMEQCNIHDNIFDHCHFDMKTSFQDSTLNDNNFTGMTFFPQTLHKIPSFSGNNVSNSILMAPSFVYKQDPFNVGKTDLTNTTFKNSQIYSPIFGAEVSYQVYVKPPWYDVLLHGLEDAWDAAKTAKFWENVGEAAGIGIAMAGLAIVTDGVADAAAGPALADALADSTADIVTDVASDTASDAAGDTAADELPATGDGLSNLKQYDDVNFDMMEDGDAGSDVTDYDTVDEFDLGSQWDQYDEISDDEVPEDANAENICESSYATKALVASKTAMAGIGFGVSYLQQLRSGKPANANFFEETALASSVGAFASVAAGKKWCDEYDKINNRNAVTGKSVVESVLLKQIAKGSAITLGIDAISAYANDLNSILTAEEEKLKEAFAGLKNPNDDITAITTAFAEMLVDDNVTKYFTKIKRHYLGSEISKTATYIENNITVAVNDGTIITGPAKIQQMSQSMQKSILEDLKTGGDHNEIASSTVAGNFINCVITTPKFGNLDGFDVTFGEMNNSMFATYSSESLPSPLFMTELNDVSIYGGTYDLGSYTKKDGGRYGLMLTGSGITIYNAVFNNVTSLNLDKATLSNTRINTNPSDPMFDPTSDNNIPITNSNILNNTIITIPNNGAVQQNIIVSDSNIRNSFLDLPTNSSVDFSGTTIGNLNDCQVFMNDPYPAMDNCLGANASNNLTVQFYSQPINSATQIWSNSSLSCQDIANIRVQGNSFGTAEVFFGKASNINLEGVSFKNTDGCVLTGLVDMLHDGNITNSNNLTIDYNIFGIKDVYTFDDRIKYKDIIIHNMIIDASNWSQSTDGIIDLTNIDMSGFIFSNLTFGENVDFSGANFSDANFTNVTFSAPVNITITDVNFSNAHFNNVSFNGTIDHSDYSNAVFENVPVNMGNGNAQLTNSKWYGVKGITFCDYLGYDVYWSENLNIFGTSLAGADLSSGCIFGIDIPTSGWSLVDSNLSGASFGDNTNPDNKVFLKDVNLSGSDLTYANFDNVDFSGAILNGAKFRPIRDTDLLSQLVNNDLLKDVDWSVEGGAEICALYNTNPDLLGKRMVGADLNTCNFDDQNLSGWNLSNSIMPDVGYGEINIDFSNADLTGVDWNQNDMCYSKIFQKYKDQLQKSMINANLMDCSYNSDLGYDFSGWDLRRATLPEDSMQSVNFTGANLQKADINYTIVNPNIVTLPTNENSLKNIDWSKQGSADMCDLVTPTYASALGKTLYGVDLSFCTGGMYPMTYNYFNGWDLTNAKLPEDFNGDLSCAIVDGASIGSTPIGFYQCGPNSTNGQCLQTNFESCY from the coding sequence ATGTCTATGGGGAAATATGTGAACAAGACTCTAATATATAATATATGCTTAATCGCATCTGTGCTCTTATTTACAGGGTGTAGTAGCAAAAATAATGATGAAAACTCCTCTGAGGATGTGAACAATTATGAAGTGAACAGCTCTATTATCACAGAAAGTCACTTTATTCAAGATCCTTCAAGAGTTGCCAATGCTAATCAAAGAGTCTACTTAGCTGTAGAGCACCAAGATATGTTGGATACATATATGAGTAGCGATGATAGCGGAGAGAAAGGATGTGATACGATAAAATACTATCTCGATGACTCTCTCAAAGAGATCACAGTTGACGACGATATGGAAATTAACGTAACGATATATAAAGATGATGTAGAAGTTGCAAAGATAGCCAAAGGTGAAAAAGCAACTATCGATAAAGCTGGCGAATATGTATTTGAAGTATGTCATAGCGGACATGGTTATAAAGATATGCATTTACCTGTTTTTATTATTCCAAAGCCAGTAGAAGACAATAGCCCATCTATAAACAAGAAGTTGTTTCAACAGTTCGTAGATCAAAATATATCTGAAGAACAGCAACATGAACAAGCTGGACAAATCCCACTTACGAATATTGCATTTCAAGGGGATTATTTATGTACCCAATACCACCATGAAATGACAGGGTTATCTTTTATTCGTTCAGATTTTAGTGGTGTTAAAATGGAACAATGTAATATACATGACAATATATTTGATCATTGTCACTTTGATATGAAAACATCTTTTCAAGATTCTACATTAAATGACAACAATTTTACTGGGATGACATTTTTTCCTCAAACACTTCACAAGATTCCTTCATTTAGTGGAAATAATGTTAGTAACTCTATTTTAATGGCACCATCATTTGTATATAAACAAGATCCATTTAATGTTGGAAAAACTGATTTAACTAATACAACTTTTAAAAACTCTCAAATATATTCCCCTATATTTGGTGCCGAAGTATCCTATCAAGTTTATGTTAAGCCGCCATGGTATGATGTACTATTGCATGGTCTTGAAGATGCCTGGGATGCAGCCAAAACAGCTAAGTTCTGGGAAAATGTTGGTGAGGCGGCAGGTATTGGAATTGCCATGGCAGGTTTAGCTATCGTCACAGATGGTGTAGCAGATGCTGCGGCAGGGCCTGCACTGGCTGATGCTTTGGCAGATAGTACAGCTGACATAGTGACAGACGTTGCGAGTGATACAGCGAGTGATGCAGCAGGTGATACAGCAGCGGATGAACTACCTGCAACTGGAGATGGCTTAAGTAATCTTAAGCAGTATGATGATGTAAATTTTGATATGATGGAAGATGGTGACGCTGGTAGTGATGTAACAGATTATGATACGGTAGATGAATTTGATCTTGGTTCCCAGTGGGATCAATATGATGAGATTAGTGATGATGAAGTTCCTGAGGATGCAAATGCTGAAAATATCTGTGAGTCATCTTATGCTACGAAGGCACTAGTTGCAAGTAAAACTGCAATGGCTGGAATAGGGTTTGGTGTATCCTATCTTCAACAATTACGAAGTGGTAAACCTGCAAATGCTAATTTTTTTGAAGAAACTGCATTAGCAAGCAGTGTGGGTGCTTTTGCAAGTGTGGCTGCAGGTAAAAAATGGTGTGATGAATATGATAAAATTAATAATAGAAACGCTGTAACCGGCAAAAGTGTTGTAGAATCAGTTCTTCTCAAACAAATAGCAAAAGGTAGTGCCATAACCTTAGGTATTGATGCAATTTCTGCTTATGCAAATGATCTAAACTCTATACTTACTGCTGAGGAAGAGAAGCTTAAGGAAGCTTTTGCAGGATTAAAAAATCCAAATGATGATATTACCGCTATTACCACTGCATTTGCTGAAATGTTAGTTGACGATAATGTTACAAAATATTTTACTAAAATTAAACGACATTACCTTGGCTCAGAGATAAGTAAAACAGCAACGTATATCGAAAATAATATAACAGTAGCAGTTAATGATGGTACTATAATCACTGGTCCTGCAAAAATACAACAAATGAGTCAATCAATGCAAAAGAGTATACTAGAGGATCTAAAAACTGGAGGAGATCATAATGAAATAGCAAGTTCTACTGTGGCCGGTAATTTTATAAATTGTGTAATCACAACTCCAAAATTTGGTAATCTAGATGGATTTGATGTTACGTTTGGCGAGATGAACAACTCTATGTTTGCAACTTACAGTAGTGAGAGTTTACCTTCACCTTTGTTCATGACTGAGTTAAACGATGTGAGTATATATGGGGGGACTTATGATTTAGGAAGTTATACGAAAAAAGATGGTGGTCGGTATGGGCTTATGTTAACAGGTTCTGGTATTACAATTTATAATGCAGTATTTAACAATGTCACTTCATTGAATTTAGATAAAGCTACGCTTTCAAATACACGAATCAATACAAATCCTTCTGATCCTATGTTTGATCCAACTTCTGATAATAATATACCTATTACTAACTCAAATATACTCAATAATACAATCATTACTATACCTAATAACGGTGCTGTTCAACAAAACATCATAGTTAGTGATAGTAATATTAGAAATTCATTTTTAGACCTACCTACAAACTCATCCGTTGACTTTTCAGGAACCACAATTGGTAATTTGAATGATTGTCAAGTTTTTATGAATGATCCATACCCAGCAATGGATAATTGTCTTGGAGCCAATGCTTCTAATAATTTGACTGTACAATTTTATAGCCAGCCTATAAATTCAGCTACACAAATCTGGTCAAATAGTTCATTATCGTGTCAAGATATTGCTAATATTCGTGTTCAAGGTAATTCTTTTGGAACTGCAGAAGTTTTTTTTGGTAAAGCTTCGAACATAAACCTTGAAGGTGTAAGCTTTAAAAATACCGATGGTTGTGTTTTGACAGGATTGGTAGATATGCTTCATGATGGTAACATTACCAATAGCAATAATCTAACGATAGACTATAATATCTTTGGCATAAAAGATGTGTATACCTTTGATGATCGGATTAAGTATAAAGATATCATAATTCATAATATGATAATTGATGCTAGTAATTGGTCTCAATCAACTGATGGAATAATTGATTTAACGAATATAGATATGAGTGGTTTTATTTTTTCAAATTTAACATTTGGAGAAAATGTAGACTTCTCAGGTGCTAACTTTTCAGATGCTAACTTTACAAACGTTACTTTTAGTGCACCAGTGAATATTACTATCACAGATGTTAACTTTAGCAATGCACACTTCAATAATGTGTCATTTAACGGTACGATTGATCATTCTGATTACAGCAATGCAGTTTTTGAGAATGTACCAGTTAACATGGGTAATGGAAATGCACAACTTACAAATTCAAAATGGTATGGAGTAAAAGGGATAACCTTTTGCGATTATCTCGGATATGATGTATATTGGAGTGAAAATCTGAATATTTTTGGGACATCACTCGCAGGAGCAGATCTTAGTAGTGGGTGTATCTTTGGTATAGATATCCCTACTAGTGGCTGGAGTTTAGTAGATTCAAACTTATCAGGTGCATCGTTTGGTGATAATACGAATCCTGATAATAAAGTATTCTTGAAAGATGTAAATTTAAGTGGATCAGATTTGACTTATGCAAACTTCGATAATGTTGATTTTTCTGGGGCAATTTTAAATGGTGCAAAATTCCGCCCGATTCGTGATACTGATCTTTTGAGCCAGCTTGTAAATAATGATTTATTAAAAGATGTTGATTGGTCAGTTGAAGGAGGAGCAGAAATATGTGCCTTATATAACACTAATCCAGACTTACTAGGTAAAAGGATGGTAGGTGCTGATCTGAATACATGTAACTTTGATGATCAAAATTTAAGTGGCTGGAATCTTAGTAATTCTATTATGCCTGATGTCGGATACGGTGAAATAAATATCGATTTTTCAAATGCCGATCTTACAGGAGTTGATTGGAATCAAAATGATATGTGTTATAGTAAGATATTTCAGAAATATAAAGATCAACTTCAAAAGAGTATGATTAATGCGAATTTAATGGACTGTTCATATAATTCTGATCTTGGTTATGATTTTTCAGGCTGGGATCTTAGAAGAGCAACTTTACCGGAGGATAGTATGCAAAGTGTGAATTTTACTGGTGCCAATCTTCAAAAAGCCGATATCAATTACACGATAGTAAATCCTAATATAGTTACTTTGCCCACTAATGAAAATAGTTTAAAGAATATAGATTGGTCTAAGCAAGGAAGTGCTGATATGTGTGATTTAGTGACGCCAACATATGCAAGTGCTTTAGGTAAGACACTGTATGGTGTGGATCTATCATTCTGTACAGGTGGGATGTACCCAATGACGTATAATTATTTTAATGGTTGGGACTTGACCAATGCAAAATTACCTGAAGACTTCAATGGCGACTTGAGTTGTGCAATCGTAGATGGTGCTTCAATAGGTTCAACACCTATTGGGTTTTATCAATGTGGACCAAACAGTACGAATGGTCAATGTTTGCAGACTAATTTTGAAAGTTGTTATTAA
- a CDS encoding septal ring lytic transglycosylase RlpA family protein, with translation MHQYTRWLMILLSLALFSVGCSKPSVPDKKKSKAEASFDNRYNDEKYCVAKNANVEIGIASYYANAMNGRRTASGEIYDSKKYTAAHRSLPFGTMIRVTMLQNGKSVIVKVNDRGSYVKGRVIDLSFASAQKLGLIRAGIAKVKIEKLEKVYERR, from the coding sequence ATGCATCAATATACGCGTTGGCTTATGATACTGCTCTCTTTGGCTCTTTTTTCTGTAGGCTGCAGCAAGCCTTCTGTGCCCGATAAAAAGAAGAGTAAAGCGGAAGCTTCTTTTGACAATAGATACAATGATGAAAAGTACTGTGTGGCTAAAAATGCCAATGTTGAAATCGGCATTGCTTCGTATTATGCGAATGCTATGAATGGACGGCGTACAGCAAGCGGTGAAATATATGATAGCAAAAAGTATACTGCAGCGCATCGTTCACTGCCTTTTGGAACGATGATACGTGTCACTATGCTTCAAAACGGGAAAAGTGTGATAGTCAAGGTGAATGACAGAGGATCTTATGTCAAAGGTAGAGTGATTGACCTTTCTTTTGCCTCTGCTCAGAAGCTGGGACTCATTCGTGCAGGTATTGCAAAAGTCAAGATAGAAAAACTGGAAAAAGTGTATGAAAGAAGGTGA
- a CDS encoding bacteriohemerythrin, translating to MLIKDKEIQHVSNDMMNMLHEEEIQIINEFHDAVVAKDRDKIDELFKVVQFDVEDHFSTEEAMMEESKFYAMQMHKSEHDTMRKKLNQLQTSWENNRDPEEILRFLEDEFKHWLVLHVARWDSETALHLGDSM from the coding sequence ATGCTCATAAAAGATAAAGAAATACAACATGTTTCCAATGATATGATGAATATGTTACACGAAGAAGAGATCCAGATCATTAATGAGTTTCATGATGCTGTAGTAGCCAAAGACAGGGACAAGATAGATGAGCTCTTTAAGGTCGTCCAGTTTGATGTAGAAGATCATTTTTCTACTGAAGAAGCGATGATGGAAGAGAGTAAGTTTTATGCTATGCAGATGCATAAAAGTGAACATGATACGATGCGAAAAAAGCTCAATCAACTCCAAACAAGCTGGGAAAACAATAGGGATCCCGAAGAGATACTAAGGTTCCTTGAGGATGAATTCAAGCATTGGCTGGTTCTGCACGTTGCGAGATGGGATTCCGAAACGGCACTGCATCTTGGGGACTCGATGTAA
- a CDS encoding HPP family protein, producing the protein MRRHLYGYFNRMRGLEAPPSRAHMSHVMWSGIGAFLGIYFISVLNQYIFENTSDSIFLVGSFGASAVLLYGVPQSELSQPRNLIGGHILSASIGITVYQYIPLETPVLSALAVTLSIVVMHFTRTLHPPGGATALIAVIGSSQIHALGYMFVLTPIATGALILLMIALVVNNMSSNPKRHYPRYWW; encoded by the coding sequence ATGCGTCGTCATTTATATGGGTATTTCAACCGAATGAGGGGGTTGGAAGCTCCGCCGTCCAGAGCACACATGTCACATGTTATGTGGTCTGGCATAGGAGCTTTCCTTGGAATTTACTTCATATCGGTGCTTAACCAATATATTTTTGAGAATACATCGGATTCTATCTTTTTAGTCGGTTCCTTTGGCGCTTCCGCAGTATTACTATACGGTGTTCCCCAGTCAGAGTTGTCGCAGCCCCGCAATTTAATTGGCGGTCATATACTCTCTGCATCTATAGGTATCACGGTATATCAATATATTCCACTGGAAACGCCGGTCCTAAGTGCACTGGCTGTCACTTTATCTATCGTGGTCATGCACTTTACGCGTACGTTACATCCCCCCGGGGGTGCTACGGCCCTGATCGCTGTGATAGGGAGTTCTCAAATCCATGCATTAGGATATATGTTCGTATTGACACCGATCGCAACAGGTGCTTTGATTTTATTGATGATCGCACTTGTAGTCAATAACATGTCAAGCAATCCTAAGCGACACTATCCGCGTTACTGGTGGTAA
- a CDS encoding globin domain-containing protein: protein MSLSQSTIDTVKATAGAVSQHAEAITTKMYEILFSQHPELKDLFKDADPEQHKKLASAVGAYAANIDNLDVLSKAVEKMAQSHVRTNVKPEHYPMVGTAILGAIKEVLGDAATDEILDAWKEAYFFLADILIAREKELYYAS, encoded by the coding sequence ATGTCACTTTCACAATCAACGATCGATACGGTCAAAGCTACAGCCGGTGCGGTTTCTCAGCATGCAGAAGCTATTACAACAAAAATGTATGAGATCCTTTTCAGCCAACATCCAGAACTCAAAGATCTCTTCAAAGATGCAGATCCTGAACAACACAAAAAACTTGCTTCGGCAGTGGGCGCATATGCAGCAAATATCGATAATCTGGATGTTTTATCTAAAGCGGTCGAGAAGATGGCACAGAGCCATGTACGTACCAATGTCAAGCCTGAACACTATCCAATGGTTGGTACCGCGATTCTTGGTGCTATCAAAGAAGTATTGGGTGATGCTGCTACAGATGAGATCCTTGATGCGTGGAAAGAAGCCTATTTTTTCCTGGCTGATATACTCATTGCCAGAGAAAAAGAGTTATACTACGCATCTTAA